One Brassica napus cultivar Da-Ae chromosome A5, Da-Ae, whole genome shotgun sequence DNA window includes the following coding sequences:
- the LOC106451805 gene encoding SWI/SNF-related matrix-associated actin-dependent regulator of chromatin subfamily A-like protein 1 isoform X1, translated as MDDDDFDLTMEEMDALEKEALERINQNKVPNLSQGSRSLPSSLAPKPNTASAPKGEGVKVPVKILLHHSGDLAAKFPYNQSVVDAVRKIPMALWNAKERLWIFPQSSLSSAENILRQVSSVKVEVENLDPLVQRAIASASRVPDLRHLYDKIPSHIEPKLLPFQRDGIEFILQHGGRVLLADEMGLGKTLQAIAVTTCVQESWPVLIIAPSSLRLHWATMIHQWLHVPPSDIVVVLPQPGGSNKCGFTIVSSNTKGTIHLDGVFNIISYDVVTKLDKLLMALDFKVVIADESHFLKNAQAKRTTATLPVIKKAQYAILLSGTPALSRPIELFKQLEALYPDVYRNVHEYGSRYCKGGVFGIYQGASNHEELHNLMKATVMIRRLKKDVLSELPSKRRQQVFLDLAEKDMKQINALFRELKVVKAKIKDCMSEDDIKSLKFTEKQLINKIYTDSAEAKIPAVTDYLGTVLEAGCKFLVFAHHQSMLEALHQFLKKKKVGCIRIDGSTPASSRQALVSDFQGNDEIKAAVLSIRAAGVGITLTAASTVIFAELAWTPGDLIQAEDRAHRIGQVSSVNIHYLLANDTVDDIIWDVVQSKLENLGQMLDGQENALEVSSSHVMNSPLKPRNSPSKQQTLDPFLKRCKRSLYDDTEEHPTPKVPRN; from the exons ATGGATGATGATGACTTTGATTTGACGATGGAAGAGATGGATGCCCTTGAAAAAGAAGCTCTTGAGAGAATCAACCAGAACAAG GTTCCTAATTTATCTCAAGGGTCCAGAAGCTTACCTTCATCTCTCGCCCCTAAACCAAACACTG CCTCTGCGCCAAAAGGTGAGGGCGTTAAGGTCCCTGTGAAGATTTTGCTGCATCATAGTGGAGATCTTGCTGCAAAGTTCCCCTATAACCAG TCGGTGGTGGATGCTGTGCGTAAAATCCCTATGGCTCTTTGGAATGCTAAAGAAAG GTTATGGATCTTTCCTCAATCTTCATTGTCATCAGCAGAAAATATTCTACGACAAGTTTCCAGCGTTAAAGTTGAG GTAGAGAACTTAGATCCTCTTGTGCAACGTGCAATAGCTTCTGCCTCAAGAGTTCCAGATCTACGGC ATCTGTATGACAAGATACCAAGCCACATTGAGCCAAAGCTTCTTCCGTTTCAGCGAGATGGCATAGA GTTTATATTGCAGCACGGAGGGCGTGTGCTCCTAGCGGATGAAATGGGTCTGGGAAAGACTCTGCAG GCAATTGCTGTGACTACATGCGTTCAAGAATCTTGGCCAGTTCTGATTATTGCACCATCTTCCTTACGTTTACATTGGGCAACG ATGATTCACCAATGGCTGCATGTACCTCCGTCAGACATAGTT GTAGTTTTACCGCAACCAGGTGGATCAAACAAGTGCGGATTTACTATAGTTTCCTCGAATACAAAGGGCACAATCCATCTTGATGGTGTCTTCAACATTATCTCTTACGATGTGGTCACCAAACTGGACAAACTCCTGATGGCGTTGGACTTTAAG GTTGTCATAGCAGATGAATCACATTTTCTTAAAAACGCTCAAGCAAAGAGGACAACTGCTACCCTTCCAGTCATAAAG AAAGCTCAATATGCAATCCTACTGAGTGGAACTCCTGCTTTATCTAGACCAATAGAGCTATTCAAACAG CTGGAAGCTCTATACCCAGATGTATATAGAAATGTTCATGAATACGGTAGCAGATACTGCAAAGGC GGAGTTTTTGGAATATATCAAGGCGCAAGCAATCATGAAGAGTTGCACAATTTGATGAAGGCAACAGTAATGATTCGAAGACTTAAAAAGGATGTCTTGTCTGAACTTCCGTCGAAACGAAGACAGCAG GTCTTCTTAGATTTAGCCGAGAAAGACATGAAGCAAATCAATGCTTTGTTTCGTGAG CTAAAGGTTGTAAAGGCAAAAATTAAGGATTGCATGTCGGAAGATGACATCAAATCTCTTAAATTTACAGAGAAGCAACTTATCAATAAG atctACACTGATTCCGCTGAAGCCAAAATCCCAGCAGTGACTGATTATCTAGGAACTGTGCTTGAG GCTGGTTGCAAATTTCTAGTATTTGCTCATCATCAGTCCATGCTTGAAGCATTACACCAGTTTCTAAAA AAAAAGAAAGTGGGCTGCATCCGGATTGATGGAAGTACCCCTGCCTCCTCTAGACAAGCATTGGTTTCAGACTTTCAGGGGAACGATGAGATAAAAGCAGCAGTA CTGTCAATACGAGCTGCTGGTGTTGGGATAACTTTGACAGCAGCAAGCACTGTTATCTTTGCGGAGTTGGCATGGACTCCAGGTGACCTGATACAGGCAGAAGATCGTGCACATAGGATTGGTCAA GTCTCCTCAGTTAACATACACTACCTTCTAGCAAATGACACTGTTGACGACATCATCTG gGATGTCGTTCAGAGCAAGCTGGAGAATCTAGGACAG ATGCTTGATGGACAAGAGAATGCTCTGGAGGTTTCATCTAGTCATGTGATGAACAGTCCACTAAAACCGAGAAACAGCCCCTCGAAGCAGCAAACTCTAGACCCGTTCTTGAAGCGCTGCAAGAGATCATTATATGATGACACTGAAGAACATCCGACGCCTAAAGTTCCCAGAAACTGA
- the LOC106451805 gene encoding SWI/SNF-related matrix-associated actin-dependent regulator of chromatin subfamily A-like protein 1 isoform X2 — translation MDDDDFDLTMEEMDALEKEALERINQNKVPNLSQGSRSLPSSLAPKPNTGEGVKVPVKILLHHSGDLAAKFPYNQSVVDAVRKIPMALWNAKERLWIFPQSSLSSAENILRQVSSVKVEVENLDPLVQRAIASASRVPDLRHLYDKIPSHIEPKLLPFQRDGIEFILQHGGRVLLADEMGLGKTLQAIAVTTCVQESWPVLIIAPSSLRLHWATMIHQWLHVPPSDIVVVLPQPGGSNKCGFTIVSSNTKGTIHLDGVFNIISYDVVTKLDKLLMALDFKVVIADESHFLKNAQAKRTTATLPVIKKAQYAILLSGTPALSRPIELFKQLEALYPDVYRNVHEYGSRYCKGGVFGIYQGASNHEELHNLMKATVMIRRLKKDVLSELPSKRRQQVFLDLAEKDMKQINALFRELKVVKAKIKDCMSEDDIKSLKFTEKQLINKIYTDSAEAKIPAVTDYLGTVLEAGCKFLVFAHHQSMLEALHQFLKKKKVGCIRIDGSTPASSRQALVSDFQGNDEIKAAVLSIRAAGVGITLTAASTVIFAELAWTPGDLIQAEDRAHRIGQVSSVNIHYLLANDTVDDIIWDVVQSKLENLGQMLDGQENALEVSSSHVMNSPLKPRNSPSKQQTLDPFLKRCKRSLYDDTEEHPTPKVPRN, via the exons ATGGATGATGATGACTTTGATTTGACGATGGAAGAGATGGATGCCCTTGAAAAAGAAGCTCTTGAGAGAATCAACCAGAACAAG GTTCCTAATTTATCTCAAGGGTCCAGAAGCTTACCTTCATCTCTCGCCCCTAAACCAAACACTG GTGAGGGCGTTAAGGTCCCTGTGAAGATTTTGCTGCATCATAGTGGAGATCTTGCTGCAAAGTTCCCCTATAACCAG TCGGTGGTGGATGCTGTGCGTAAAATCCCTATGGCTCTTTGGAATGCTAAAGAAAG GTTATGGATCTTTCCTCAATCTTCATTGTCATCAGCAGAAAATATTCTACGACAAGTTTCCAGCGTTAAAGTTGAG GTAGAGAACTTAGATCCTCTTGTGCAACGTGCAATAGCTTCTGCCTCAAGAGTTCCAGATCTACGGC ATCTGTATGACAAGATACCAAGCCACATTGAGCCAAAGCTTCTTCCGTTTCAGCGAGATGGCATAGA GTTTATATTGCAGCACGGAGGGCGTGTGCTCCTAGCGGATGAAATGGGTCTGGGAAAGACTCTGCAG GCAATTGCTGTGACTACATGCGTTCAAGAATCTTGGCCAGTTCTGATTATTGCACCATCTTCCTTACGTTTACATTGGGCAACG ATGATTCACCAATGGCTGCATGTACCTCCGTCAGACATAGTT GTAGTTTTACCGCAACCAGGTGGATCAAACAAGTGCGGATTTACTATAGTTTCCTCGAATACAAAGGGCACAATCCATCTTGATGGTGTCTTCAACATTATCTCTTACGATGTGGTCACCAAACTGGACAAACTCCTGATGGCGTTGGACTTTAAG GTTGTCATAGCAGATGAATCACATTTTCTTAAAAACGCTCAAGCAAAGAGGACAACTGCTACCCTTCCAGTCATAAAG AAAGCTCAATATGCAATCCTACTGAGTGGAACTCCTGCTTTATCTAGACCAATAGAGCTATTCAAACAG CTGGAAGCTCTATACCCAGATGTATATAGAAATGTTCATGAATACGGTAGCAGATACTGCAAAGGC GGAGTTTTTGGAATATATCAAGGCGCAAGCAATCATGAAGAGTTGCACAATTTGATGAAGGCAACAGTAATGATTCGAAGACTTAAAAAGGATGTCTTGTCTGAACTTCCGTCGAAACGAAGACAGCAG GTCTTCTTAGATTTAGCCGAGAAAGACATGAAGCAAATCAATGCTTTGTTTCGTGAG CTAAAGGTTGTAAAGGCAAAAATTAAGGATTGCATGTCGGAAGATGACATCAAATCTCTTAAATTTACAGAGAAGCAACTTATCAATAAG atctACACTGATTCCGCTGAAGCCAAAATCCCAGCAGTGACTGATTATCTAGGAACTGTGCTTGAG GCTGGTTGCAAATTTCTAGTATTTGCTCATCATCAGTCCATGCTTGAAGCATTACACCAGTTTCTAAAA AAAAAGAAAGTGGGCTGCATCCGGATTGATGGAAGTACCCCTGCCTCCTCTAGACAAGCATTGGTTTCAGACTTTCAGGGGAACGATGAGATAAAAGCAGCAGTA CTGTCAATACGAGCTGCTGGTGTTGGGATAACTTTGACAGCAGCAAGCACTGTTATCTTTGCGGAGTTGGCATGGACTCCAGGTGACCTGATACAGGCAGAAGATCGTGCACATAGGATTGGTCAA GTCTCCTCAGTTAACATACACTACCTTCTAGCAAATGACACTGTTGACGACATCATCTG gGATGTCGTTCAGAGCAAGCTGGAGAATCTAGGACAG ATGCTTGATGGACAAGAGAATGCTCTGGAGGTTTCATCTAGTCATGTGATGAACAGTCCACTAAAACCGAGAAACAGCCCCTCGAAGCAGCAAACTCTAGACCCGTTCTTGAAGCGCTGCAAGAGATCATTATATGATGACACTGAAGAACATCCGACGCCTAAAGTTCCCAGAAACTGA